The window ATTGCCAACGGTGCGCACTTTTGCACCCGAAAAAGACTGGAATATCACCTCTCCAAGCTTTGAATCGCATCAAAAAAATGCTCGAGGTAATTCAATTATTACCGAGATGTTTACCCGTTACTTCCGTTTCCCTAATGGCTTCGCCAACATGCTCTATGTCAGCCAAGTACAACAAGCGCTTGCGATTAAAACTGCAAGTGAATATTGGCGAGCCCAAAAGCCAGTCAATCGCGGTATTTTGTATTGGCAACTGAATGATTGTTGGCCAGTGAGCTCATGGTCATCATTAGAATACAGTGGCCGATGGAAGCAACTGCATTACCATGCTCGCCGTTTTTTTGCGCCGCAATTGGCGGCGTTTGTGCCTAATGACGGCGGGGTTGTTTTGCATCTGATTAATGACTCACGAAAAAGTGCTGAATTAAAAGGTGAGGTGGTGTGGCAGAGCTGGCAAGGTGAAATCTTATATCGTGAACCAATCTCGCAATATCTGGAACCCGATAAAAATATTGTGGCATGGCAATGGTTAGCTGAAGATTTACAGCAGCATGAAGCGGATGGCTTTTTTCATGTGCATTTAACCTGTGGACAAGAAGTGATAGAGAATACCTATTTCCCTTTAAGGCCGAAGCATTGTGAACTGGCTGCTCCTGAATTACGCTATGAAGTTGCTGATATTAATAACCAGCTTTACGTAATGCTAAATTGTGAACATCCTGCGTTCTTTGTTCATTTGGAATATGCTGGTGAAGGGCGCTTTGATGATTCCAGTTTTACGTTAGTACCTGAGTATCAGAAACAAGTGAAGTACCTTGGCCCTGCTACCTATGAAGAGCTTGTTGCGGGGCTAACTGTTTACCATTTGCACCAGAGCTACCAGCCTTAATCGAAGTGCTCGCTAGTTAATAAAAAATGAGCCAGTAGAGGACGTTATTGTTTGTCTATTGGCTTTTTTATTATTGGTAATCAACTTGAATACAACTATCGCTTAAAAGGTTTTGAGCATGCGAACTTCACATGCATCGTGGCCGGTATCTCCCATCGCATGCGGAATATGAACAAACCCCAACGATTCATATAAGGCAATCGCTTCTGTTAGGTTTTCGGTTGTTTCGAGGTAGCATCCATTGTAGCCGTATTCTCGGGCAAATTTTAACGCTTTTACCGCTAAGCTTCGGGCTAACCCTTTACCACGCAGCTCGTTCAGGAAGTACATTTTCTGTAATTCACACAATCCATCTATATTGCTGAGTGCTGCAATGCCTCCACCGCCAAGTACTCGATGATCTTTTTCAATAACCCAATATTGACAGTTATCCGGTTGGTAAACCTCGCTCATCGAATCAAGCGTAGGATCGGCAACTCCATAGCCTTTATCTGCGGTTAAACCATATTCTGCTGACACTTTTCGAATAATGGCAGCGATGGAAGCATTATCTAAAGGGGTCAATGGACGAAGGGTAAAACCGTGTTGTTTATGGGCGGTATGAATTGCTTTGTTGTAGCGTGTTAGGCTGCTTTTGAGCTGGCTGATTTCATCACTGTCCATCTGATCCAGTACCGTTTGCACATGAAGATTGAGTTGGGTGTGTAAAGACGTCAGTGTCTGTTGACCTAATAACGTTAACCGAAAGAGTTGGCTGCGTTTATCGTCAGGATTAGGGGTGCTTTCAACCAAACCTAAATTAAGTAAAACAGCCAAGGTTCGACTCGCATTCGATTTATCAACCTTGAGTTTGTCTGCCA is drawn from Photobacterium profundum SS9 and contains these coding sequences:
- a CDS encoding helix-turn-helix domain-containing GNAT family N-acetyltransferase: MQPEELRQLSRQLVRQLGLLDNHCGLLKLTPVQAHTLIELEYAPCTVNQMADKLKVDKSNASRTLAVLLNLGLVESTPNPDDKRSQLFRLTLLGQQTLTSLHTQLNLHVQTVLDQMDSDEISQLKSSLTRYNKAIHTAHKQHGFTLRPLTPLDNASIAAIIRKVSAEYGLTADKGYGVADPTLDSMSEVYQPDNCQYWVIEKDHRVLGGGGIAALSNIDGLCELQKMYFLNELRGKGLARSLAVKALKFAREYGYNGCYLETTENLTEAIALYESLGFVHIPHAMGDTGHDACEVRMLKTF